From Anopheles cruzii unplaced genomic scaffold, idAnoCruzAS_RS32_06 scaffold01351_ctg1, whole genome shotgun sequence, the proteins below share one genomic window:
- the LOC128276486 gene encoding fibrinogen-like protein A, translating into MLMVKLDHMQQSVLQLQTEFSKHREEAAQCQNNSDKNLVEIKRAVQNNFDSMRRLEDDVGRNFTLLQERSWQILTQIPTRVTTKTNPLSYVPYRSCSDIRNAQSGAYIIQTNGASNPFMAYCQRDVKDGDSWLVIQHRFDGSINFYRNWTEYRNGFGDIEQEFWIGLERLYQLTSGRPHELMVELRNINGTYQFALYAAFEIGSEAEQYNLKTLGAYNGTAGDSLSYDKNMKFSTYDRDNDILEPGNCAVMNEGAWWYKNCYSSNLNGRYKDINKKKMINWYAYNNSLEGLSFSRMMIRPKE; encoded by the coding sequence TATGGTAAAGCTAGACCACATGCAGCAAAGTGTTCTGCAACTACAGACCGAATTTTccaagcaccgggaagaagcTGCGCAATGCCAAAATAACAGCGATAAGAACCTGGTCGAGATTAAAAGGGCCGTGCAGAacaatttcgattcgatgcgtcGATTAGAGGATGATGTTGGACGCAACTTTACTCTCCTACAGGAACGATCATGGCAGATCTTGACGCAAATACCTACGCGTGTTACAACGAAGACCAATCCTCTTTCATATGTACCCTATCGTTCGTGCAGTGACATTCGGAATGCACAGTCTGGGGCATATATTATCCAGACGAACGGTGCAAGTAACCCTTTTATGGCGTACTGTCAGAGGGATGTGAAGGATGGAGACAGctggttggtgatacagcACCGATTCGATGGATCGATAAACTTCTATCGCAACTGGACCGAGTATCGGAATGGTTTTGGTGACATTGAGCAAGAGTTCTGGATCGGACTGGAACGACTATATCAGCTGACATCGGGGCGACCCCATGAACTGATGGTTGAGCTAAGAAACATTAACGGAACTTATCAATTTGCACTCTACGCAGCATTCGAGATCGGCAGTGAAGCCGAACAATACAATCTGAAAACCCTTGGAGCGTACAACGGAACTGCAGGGGATTCTCTGTCATATGacaagaatatgaaattctcGACGTACGATCGTGATAATGACATATTGGAGCCAGGAAATTGTGCCGTAATGAATGAGGGTGCCTGGTGGTACAAAAACTGCTATAGTTCCAATTTGAACGGGCGATACAAagacataaacaaaaaaaaaatgatcaacTGGTACGCCTACAATAACTCCCTAGAAGGACTGTCcttttcaagaatgatgatACGACCAAAAGAATAA